The Mauremys mutica isolate MM-2020 ecotype Southern chromosome 1, ASM2049712v1, whole genome shotgun sequence genome has a segment encoding these proteins:
- the LOC123355764 gene encoding antigen WC1.1-like, with the protein MKDAGVVCKQLGCGAAINAHRNAHFGAGSGQIWLVNVACRGTESALLHCGDRRREVYSCDHTEDAGVTCSGHVELQLAGGDSACSGRVEVRHGDTWATICDAHFDLKDAGVICNGLQCGTALFIPGGAHFGKGHGPIWTEEFQCVGNESHHVYCPRISHGSPTCSHANVICSRHTGFRLVNGSTACSGRVEIQVIGTWGTLCDSRWDLPDANVLCRQLDCGFAVSAPGGGYFGKGTGSVWTDTYHCKGTETHLSQCPVTALGASQCSHNNDASVICSGRSESLRLLNGESRCDGRVEISLRGAWGRVLDDQWDMNDASVVCRQLQCGVAEKAYNPPKSEQGTGPVGLRRVQCAGNETRLTLCDNSTSETAQAGIAADVGVVCSGSRRIRLVNGAGRCAGRVEIYYNGSWGTVCDDSWDLPDSNVVCKQLGCGHAIKATVSAHYGEGSGQIWLDDVNCSGNESDLWSCPSRGWGQHNCRHKEDAGVLCSEFTDLRLVSDSDCAGRLEVFYNGTWGSVCSNQMSRVTAAIVCKQLNCGNGGQIASDFEYGAGSGLTWLDQVICSEQHSSLWQCPSEPWNPKSCENRAEETHISCAGKKAKPTQILFAECPNSPSCTDQEKLRVVGGENRCLGRVEVWYRGSWGTVCDDSWDMADANVVCKQLGCGSALSALVEAAFGEGTGPIWVEKLNCRGTESSLWDCPAKPWGESNCGHKEDAAVNCSGLTERTDSPNTPAPPRRPQTDSGRVTVPVVICIILGALLCLVLIILGAQVRSARAQRRGSRRPLDPFSDAVYEEIDYNLMREKQEMFSRSVSYSDDSVAKLHYYTGDSEGENDPGSEQEGASPRGSQLDYDNVEEPALNDVPQTPDGRDASALPGDVPGDGYDDAREVSDTEGDPHLGQNNEKGTGANDRDSQTGWSRHSLRSEVVSGMEKETPSLPPGDTSYDDVGHGDSGGSIS; encoded by the exons GACACGTTGAGCTCCAGCTGGCTGGAGGGGACAGTGCCTGCTCAGGACGTGTGGAAGTAAGACATGGAGACACCTGGGCTACAATCTGTGATGCACACTTTGATCTCAAAGATGCCGGTGTTATCTGTAATGGACTACAGTGTGGAACAGCTCTATTTATCCCAGGAGGAGCTCACTTCGGAAAAGGACATGGACCAATATGGACTGAGGAATTCCAGTGTGTAGGGAATGAGTCACACCACGTGTACTGTCCCAGGATATCACACGGGAGTCCGACATGCTCACATGCAAATGTCATATGCTC TCGGCACACAGGGTTCCGGCTGGTGAACGGCAGCACAGCGTGCTCAGGGAGGGTGGAGATCCAGGTTATTGGTACCTGGGGAACCCTCTGTGACTCACGCTGGGATTTACCAGACGCCAACGTTCTCTGTCGTCAGCTCGACTGTGGGTTCGCTGTATCGGCTCCAGGAGGAGGGTATTTTGGGAAGGGAACTGGCTCTGTCTGGACAGACACATATCACTGTAAAGGGACTGAAACCCATTTGAGCCAGTGCCCTGTTACTGCCCTGGGAGCTTCTCAGTGCTCTCACAACAATGATGCCAGTGTGATTTGCTCAG GTCGCTCTGAATCACTCAGACTGCTGAATGGAGAGAGCCGGTGCGATGGGAGAGTTGAGATTTCCCTCCGTGGTGCGTGGGGCAGAGTGCTGGATGACCAGTGGGACATGAACGATGCCAGCGTGGtgtgcaggcagctccagtgtggAGTCGCTGAGAAAGCTTATAACCCCCCTAAGTCTGAGCAAGGAACAGGCCCCGTGGGGCTGAGAAGGGTCCAGTGTGCAGGAAATGAGACTCGTCTGACTCTCTGTGACAACTCCACGTCTGAGACAGCCCAGGCAGGAATTGCTGCGGATGTCGGTGTCGTTTGCTCAG ggagcaggcggatcagactggtgaatggggcaggtcGCTGTGCCGGGAGAGTGGAGATTTATTACAATGGAAGCTGGGGGACAGTCTGTGATGATTCCTGGGATCTGCCAGACTCCAATGTCGTCTGCAAACAACTGGGATGTGGACACGCCATCAAAGCAACTGTCTCTGCTCATTATGGGGAAGGATCTGGGCAGATCTGGCTGGATGATGTGaactgctctgggaatgaatctgATCTCTGGTCGTGTCcttccaggggctggggccagcacaACTGCAGACACAAAGAGGATGCAGGAGTTCTCTGCTCAG AATTCACAGATCTGAGGCTGGTGAGCGACAGTGACTGTGCTGGACGGCTGGAGGTTTTCTACAATGGGACGTGGGGCAGTGTTTGCTCCAATCAGATGTCTAGAGTCACCGCAGCAATTGTCTGCAAACAGCTGAACTGTGGGAATGGAGGGCAGATTGCAAGCGACTTTGAATATGGAGCAGGTTCTGGTCTCACGTGGCTGGACCAGGTTATATGCAGTGAGCAGCATAGCTCCCTCTGGCAGTGCCCATCAGAGCCCTGGAATCCAAAGTCATGTGAAAACCGAGCAGAAGAGACCCATATTTCTTGCGCTG gaaaaaaagcaaaaccaactCAGATCCTGTTTGCCGAATGCCCGAACTCTCCAAGCTGCACAG ACCAGGAGAAGTTACGTGTCGTGGGAGGAGAGAACAGATGCTTGGGCAGAGTGGAGGTTTGGTACCGAGGCTCCTGGGGAACAGTCTGTGATGATTCCTGGGACATGGCGGATGCTAATGTTGTGTGTAAACAACTGGGCTGTGGATCTGCTTTATCTGCCCTGGTCGAGGCTGCATTTGGCGAGGGGACTGGTCCCATCTGGGTGGAGAAATTGAATTGCCGAGGGACAGAGTCATCTCTCTGGGACTGTCCTGCCAAGCCCTGGGGTGAGAGCAACTGTGGTCATAAGGAAGATGCTGCTGTGAATTGCTCAG GTCTGACAGAGAGGACAGATTCTCCAAATAC TCCAGCTCCCCCGCGTCGCCCTCAGACTGACAGTGGGAGAGTCACGGTGCCTGTGGTCATCTGCATtatcctgggggccctgctctgcctggtcTTAATCATCCTGGGGGCGCAGGTGCGAAGTGCCAGGGCACAGCGCAGAG GCTCCAGAAGACCCTTGGATCCCTTCTCTGACGCCGTGTACGAGGAGATTGATTATAACCTGatgagagagaagcaggagatgTTCAGTCGCTCAG TCTCCTATTCAGATGACTCAGTGGCGAAGCTGCATTATTACACCGGGGACAGCGAGGGGGAAAATGATCCTGGATCAGAACAAg AGGGAGCTTCCCCAAGGGGGTCTCAGTTGGATTATGATAACGTGGAGGAGCCTGCCTTGAACGACGTCCCCCAGACTCCAGACGGCCGAG ATGCCTCTGCCCTGCCTGGAGATGTCCCAGGGGATGGCTATGATGATGCCAGAGAAGTGTCTGACACTGAAGGTGACCCTCATTTGGGGCAGAATAATGAGAAAGGCACTGGAGCGAATGACAGGGATTCACAGACAG GTTGGAGTCGGCATTCGCTAAGGAGTGAAGTTGTCTCTGGTATGGAGAAGGAAACCCCGTCCCTGCCTCCTGGAGACACAAGTTATGATGATGTGGGACATGGTGACTCTGGGGGTTCAATATCATAA